AAATTTAAAGTAGTTGAAAGATTAATAAAAAAATTTAAAAATGAAGGCTTAAATGTGATTGATGTTGATGGAGCAAGAATTGAATTTAAGGAAGGATGGGCTTTAGTAAGAGCCTCAAATACACAACCAGTTCTTGTTTTAAGATTTGAAGCAGAAACAGAAGAATTTTTAAAAAGATTGCAGGATATAGTTTATAAATCCTTAGAGGAAATTCTTAAAGAGGTATAGAATGTTTTCCTTTAAAGAAATTCTTAAAGAATTAAACCTTCCTCCAGAAGTTAAAAAAAGTATAATTGCTCTTGAATTAGCTCAAAAAAACTGGGAAAAAGTTATTCATCCAGACTTTTTCAAAAAAACAAAACCTTACTCCTTTAACCATGGAACTTTGGTTATTGAAGTACCAAATCATTACTATCTTCAAATTCTTTCTTCTCAAGCTTTAGAAATTCTTGAAAGACTTGAAAGTTTTGCTCCTTCAGATTTAAAACCTCTTTTTAAAAATTTGAAATTTATTATTAATCCATCCTTGGAAAAGGAAACTTAAAAATTAGATGGATCCTCTTGAAATTATTGAAAAATATTATTCTGATAAAGCAAGACTTAAGGAAGTTTTAATAAAGCACTCTTCTGCTGTAGCTAAAAAGGCATTAGAAATTGCCAAAAAATTTAAAGATGTAGATAAAGATTTTATTTATTCTGCAGCTATGCTTCATGATATAGGAATAATTTTTACCTATATCCCAAAACTTAATCCAGAAGGAAAATATCCTTATATTGCTCATGGATATTTAGGGAGAATGCTTCTTGAAAAAGAAGGTCTTCCAAAGCATGCTCTTGTATGTGAAAGACATATAGGAGTGGGAATAACTAAAGAAGAAATCGTAAAGAAAAAATTACCCCTTCCTGAAAGAGATATGGTGCCTATTACTTTAGAAGAAAAAATTATTGCCTTTGCAGATAAATTTTTTTCTAAACATCCTGATGGAAGTGTAAGAGAGAAATCTGTAGATGAAATTA
The window above is part of the Thermodesulfobacterium geofontis OPF15 genome. Proteins encoded here:
- a CDS encoding HD domain-containing protein, producing MDPLEIIEKYYSDKARLKEVLIKHSSAVAKKALEIAKKFKDVDKDFIYSAAMLHDIGIIFTYIPKLNPEGKYPYIAHGYLGRMLLEKEGLPKHALVCERHIGVGITKEEIVKKKLPLPERDMVPITLEEKIIAFADKFFSKHPDGSVREKSVDEIINDLRNYGEEKVEIFKAWLKLFEGGENG
- a CDS encoding DUF721 domain-containing protein, translating into MFSFKEILKELNLPPEVKKSIIALELAQKNWEKVIHPDFFKKTKPYSFNHGTLVIEVPNHYYLQILSSQALEILERLESFAPSDLKPLFKNLKFIINPSLEKET